cgtctgcacgacaggtgagcactcggagaatcgagcgcatcgactccaccatcagcgtgtacgtcgtcaggtgctcctctacgggtaccggaatccccgcGTCTAAACGTTGGATAGTCGTTGAACCGCCAACGACgacccggttgatgtcgtcgacctgcatggttaatttgttcgtaaatattcgtaaaatttgacgaagagaaagacatgaaaacataaaggaatggtgcgatgcagggtactcacaacacgagcgaagtcctggtcgcggtgcctggcgtagaggtctctagtgctcgcaacgtggggctgctgctccaagggagcgaaggtgaccctagtacgggtgcgtggctggtaccagcgtaggtaggcctggtacgactcctcagtgtgtggctctccctcgtggtccacgacctcctcggttgcgagcaaccagtcctcaacaaaagtcgccaacttggcgggccagtcgccagctgactgctgaccctcgcgcgagtacctgcgaattaatgtgtaatattagtgtgaaacgacagatgttacaaattattgtgaacaggcagattttaatgcaacaacggaaagcgtagtgcaagatcttaccggtgaacagcagctgggacggtggtcggaaacggtactggaaagggctgacggaagccgaactgccgcatcacgcggaaaggggcgtgaggctcaacgcagatgtcgaagaccatcggaaccgtagtcatccagtacgcctggtccctggtgcagagtgtggacagacccaacggcgcacgagcctgggtagccgcggcactgtagggctcccacacgacgtcagtcgtcagaaggcggtcgaactccataacaaactcaggatacgaccgcctaacctggacgtgagcccatcggcgctgcaatacgagacgatcgatgtgatacaatgaacttagcaattaacttaacaatacgataagatcgatgcaacgtacctgacgacggaaccacagagtacccatcgtagggtagtcgacctctggtcgctcctcgtacagtgactcctcgtacgcgtgctggtccacctcagggcggccgatcgcaatcctctcagctgcccagatagaaagaaagagagggcacccaccaaaggtcgCGCTGGGATCCGTCTTCGTGCAAGACTCACAAAGTGCACTGTACAGAGCAGCCAACAAcgcggaaccccagctccactgaggcacctcgcctaccgcggcgtcggcgatgctcgtggcgtagtgcacgagtcccttgtcgaccgcgtgcccgtgaccgccacagaacatcacccagccaaaaagccagagcaagtacgcctccaaacatCGGCTGTACGAGTACTCATCGGCCTCCGCCTGTAGCTGCTCAACCTGCAAGCAGTCAATAAAATGTTAGGCACCTTAACTGCGGACTAAATATGTAATACGAttgtcatttcggtacaaaaacactcacggtgaactgaagcagccacctcttcgtaggtccggtattgcggtggtgtgccaacggctcgagcgggaggtgcggtgcgcgctgtactagtgcgaaacgtgccgtcagatcgtcctgccagtccacagccgtggtcactggcccaacagcgtctcccgcgagcggtagccccaacaagtacgatacgtcctatagggtaggggctacctcaccgcacggcaagtaaaaagtgtgcgtctctggcctccatcgatcgaccaaagctgctacgagggacctgtccacagtccatcgtctggccgggtccgcgtcgcaggccgcagcctccaccagccgacacatcggtaggaggccggcctcacgtagcctgcaataacaaattaatatgtcattataaaaaatattacagtgcaactaacttatagtaaaacattgttcgtacctctcgacaaaggagtcgtgaaccgtgagtagctcaccgcacgtccgtgcccggaacgtcccaagctgagccccctgcaccgcagtaaggtaagaccggtgtcggtgatctatcgccgggtccaacaactgaggtgtatcctgacgtgccatctctgaaaaatatagtgtttcgtgttagaacaattcaaaaaatagtactgtaaaacaaaagataacttgcaaaattatgaaatagtaataaaatcatgagattaattatgtacaacaagagtacaggctatttaaatatagcaaacgttactaatggtacataacgatgacgtgcaatttaacatatatgtagagttcaataatataacataacattacgtgtcgaagtccgacatacatgagcatacctaaagacgttaggcgccttagtccgacgttacatcacgagacctaaagacatgacatgccgaagtctgacattacacgacgaaacataaacacatcgataagttcgaaacgaattacaagcaaatccacatgccgacatagaacataagaactacaccacgtaaccagacgtggcacgacgacgcctaggacgtggtcgagtggaggtagtgccttcacccgtagggcgagctccatctgctgctgatcctgataatcctgcctccgccgcacttggtttctccttgtctttaggacaatgcttgtaggtgtgcccatgttcatcgcatttgctgcaacgcttcaccctgccagcctccgactcgtccatatcgttgcggatgcgacgagtcctcctccttccaaccttgcctcggagcttcgatgggtcaggaatattgagtacttcatcgttagtctctgtgaactccccagctatgccgaacccataaatctcgccgctccatgtatgatatattgcttgcttactgaagtactgtgacacatatactgtatctggtatgccacactccgctgcggcagcaatgacatgggtgcatggcctgtggagcagcttcggctttgcacaagagcaatgacatgtgccgtcgtctttgagaacacactcctgcttcactctcttgcggtagatacccctgcctgccttatcttgacatagtatctcaaacctgtgctgttgggtaccttgcactagagctcgatgtttcatggcctttttacgcaactcctctagctttttctgcatgaaagctccaaacaaaatgctgttgttcggcatagagggaagaactgcctagaaccgatccctaaaatacctgcatgtcccatgtaaaatgaactccactatgccaactagtggcagtccacggacaccgcgcatcacccagttgtaaacttctgccaaatttgttgtcattattccatatctagcaccacctgtgtcatacgccttggcccatttctcttttggttcatgcagaatccactgagaaaatttccgaatctccaatccagttcttctaaccaatgttggactatccgttgggagaggtccaagagcttgaggagggtcagcaacggcggttgatggagccgctgcacgctgatcactgcatttggctgtcaactcatctaatctcttccaaagctcattgaattttttctcctggttctgattgcacagcctcttgaacatgttcatgagctccttgttcttgaattgcttgaagaaattagctcccatatgacgcatgcaccacctactctgtacatcttcccaaacaccggggtatcctcgttccatactcccaaactgcaactctccTATCGCTCGCAAaatgccagcgtgcctatcatgtatcaggcatacatttggcctcataccaacaacttttgttttaaccaatttcaggaaccagtaccagctgtcggtattctcactctcaacaaaagcaaatgccaagggcaatacctgattgttcccatctacccctattgctgttagtatctggccccgatactttcctgtcaagaatgtcccatcaatgcagagaacaggacgacagttcacgaatgccatcttgcatgcatgtagagctaagaacgccctttgcagcacactcttgccaggatgttcaattgaggggaatttcttcacttcgtaagagctcccagggtttctttcctcgataacaccaagcaggcgtggcaaattgtcatacgaggcttcgtaagttccaaatctcattctattattttctgtttggccctccaggccttggcatagctaatagtatacttgtatgtctcttcgatgtgtcggattattgaccttggttcatatgtgagattatcgatgacatgcgcatacatctcagatgcaacaaatgcacatgtaatgttcctgtggtatttctgaacaccaggtagaaaacatgtatgcttggtaacaactgacactgtccaataatccttccatttccccttatacgcgtgcactctccagggacaaccatctttttccttaacacaccgaacttcatattgtgaccggttcgacttggcaaccctaaactctctatgaagtgacactgcaaaatgttttaccgcctccttcatatcttctgctctactataaatcgctccctgaataaccttattttctttgtactcccatctcacactatcctcttcagagacgatcagtccagaaaaatcctcactagcccattctgctggattaatatccgtctcatcatctgacgaatcaccttcctctacacgctcgttgtcagaatcctccctctccatttcatccacaatggcaccgacagtctccccctcgtcggccactccacctggttgaatgcccactggagctactacgtccccgtcctctcgtgcgttgacctcctccacagaagtctcgtttacttcagcacttggtccctcgccatcatccatgttcatctgcacacctggatccttcgggtgaacaaacggaaccaaagctagaggccacccgcgttgcaatgcattttccaaataccatctccacactcgagagttttgaactggcattagttcccaataaaaaccctcagtttaacattgattgttatgtcacttgtctgtggatcaactctcaagcccctcattaaccatccttttatagaaggtacactcctctcagccggtctctcaattcccctttctgttACAATAAAATCtaacagatctaccccagttggcccgtaacggacgtttcctggtccatggtaaacttggaatatttgtttgttcgacatatctgtcaacgaaataactagatcatattactctttcatgcaataaacatctacaacgtaatatcttcttgtgtaagccaatgcaacggtaatgtattgattccaaactagcagatctacgtagttaccgatatctataatacgcacttctagattagtacaactaaaaccctaaaaatataatgcatttattcaaacaaatttttaaaaaatacacactatttaactcaatagtcacatataggatctatgaatattacctgaaatcggcgtctgaatccggcagggcttcgccccttcttctcttctcctcccctctcttcttttttttttcactggaattgaggagagaagaatgagggctgggggctgggcaacaggccttttataggcagtgaggcctgccgcccggccagagggcggcaaggggccgcctgcaaaatagccggccccgactggctttttttgcattcgggccccttgccgccccaccagagggcgacaagggttttcctgcaaaaaaccctccctccgtcaccgcccgttcctcccccgtttgccacgtcagcttgccgccccagaggtgggcagcagggtctatttttgtaatttttttggccgatagattatttctgtaaatattaaaaaaaaatctaaaaccgaaaaaaattctTCGGACCGATACGGCACGACCCGACTGCTGGTGGGCCATGCCTGGACAGAAGTGCAGCCCATGGGCTGGCACGGCCCATGCAGAGCgagccttatggccatctatactccCTAGTCCCTACTCCCCTCTTCCCAATTTTCCATACCTAATACGTAGCGTTTGGTTATAGCTTtagctccgcccgccgccgccgccgcctgcgcgaaGTTGAGTTCAAAACCGAACCACAAACAGACTGGGATTGCATTTGCAATAggcaggagaggagaggagtagagatctgaaggggggggggaaacggAAGTGATTTTCTCGGCCAGATCCGTGGGAGGAAGGGTATCTTCGTGTACTCGTCTATGGGGATGTTGGCGCTGAACGGGCTCATGTCCCTGCGGCgcgaccgccggcggcggcggcggcatcaccGGCCGCAAATCCGAGCGCGCTGTAAGCCTCTTTCCTCGCTGAACAGCTCACCCGCCCATCTTTATGTTAAGTTTGGCTCGGTGGATGTGTTCGTTATTGTCAGCTCATAAAAAGATAGTATTTCTTTTTAATACCTATCTAACTCGTCTGGATTGATGTGGGCCTGTTACCGATTTTTCACTTGTTTGACTTCAAATTTTTCACTTTGGTGAATACGGAATAGCAAAGATTATTGATTCTCCACCACTTTCTCCGTTTGAGCTCCTTTtaagttttaatttatttttttttcgcacAACTAAGCAACGGGGTATTTCAGATGGGTGATACCCTGCATAGGTTCctcaggaaaaaaaagatcaaattaATTTTGGGAGATATCAAGGGATTGAGTGCCTTTTTCTGCTTTTCTTCCGTTCATGTCTCTGCAACCATAACAATCCTTTTTGTGTCGCAGCAGGTGGGCTTATTGCCTCAACGGGTAAAAGAAAGACATCACCCTGTCAACAAGATGACTATGATGGTGATTCTCAAGCTGgcaaaataatgagaaattcAATCCCAGACCTTCCTGAGGTACGAGGCATTGAATTCCGATGATCCAGAAATTTTCTTTAGCCTGGGCATGCTTAGGCTGCGTTTGAGATGACATCTATGATGAGATTATGGTCCACATGCAAAACGAGACAAGTGATTAGGGTATGGTTAATTAGGTATTAATTATccatagattaaaaaaaaggatataACAAAACAGAAGAGAGAGATAGTGACCTCTGACAATAATCTATCAGCATCAAGAGTCCAATAACATGTTCTGCTTGTTTGCCATTTTTTGCTACCTGTCTTAAACTAGTGCACAATTAAAAGGCTGCTTTGGTGCTCAAATAGTCGTGCAGGACACCATACTAAACTACAGACTGCACCATATAGAAGCATGACGCCTGGCGCCGCTTGTTGCCCAGGAGCGAATGCCATTGGCTAGCAGAGGAACAGCATCAGAGTCCACAGCGGCAAAAGACTGGGAGCCCGGGCAGCTGCCCATGCTGGCCGGGCCCTGAATCCGCCGCTGCTTAGATTTCAAGCATAATATCACCACGACTCACCCATCGGACTGATTATCTTGCTGACTGTGCTAGGCTGGCTGTATAttactccattttttttatatgaccATATGGATTTGCAATATAAATGTTGATCTTTACGTCCTCCATTTTTTCTTCACGCATTCTGATGTTTGTGTATGCAGGACATATTGTTTCGTATACAGTCCTTTATGTCAATGCGTGAAGCTGCTCGTGCTGCTTGCGTATCTCGTGCTTTTCTACATTCCTGGAGGTGTCATCCCAATCTTATCTTTAATAAAGATACGATTGTCTTGAAGAGAAATGCGTTTGGAGAGAATTTCCACGGAAAAATTGGGCGCATTCTCAGGAACCACTCAGGCATTAGCTTGAAAACGTTCCAGCTTGACTACAGTGGTATGTGTGGGTTCGATGGCACTAGTTATCTTGACAGTTGGCTTCAGATTGCTCTTAAACCAGAGATTGAAGAACTCACCCTTTTTTTGcctgaaacaaacaaacaatacAGCTTCCCATGCTCACTTTTATCTGATGGGGTCCGAGACTCACTTCGGTACATTAAACTTCGATGTTGTGCCCTCCATCCCACACCTGAACTTGGCCCCTTGAGAAACCTATCAAATCTGCATCTGTTGTATGTGAGCATTACATGGGCTGAGTTAGAGTGCCTTCTTTCCAACTCTCTTGCTCTGGAGCATTTAGAGCTCAATCATTGCAAGGGGATAATTTGCCTGAAGATACCTTGCACCCTGCAGCAGCTCAGCAGCCTTAATGTCGTTGAATGCTCAGGCTTGAAAGTGATAGAGAGCAAAGCTCCAAATCTCTCTAGTCTATTTGTTAGAGGATCCAGGGTAAACTTCTCCCTTGTAGAAACATTGCAAATAAATAAGCTAGACATGGGACATGCAATCTGTGATGCTCGGGCCAAGCTGCCATCCATTATGCCAAATCTTGAAACTCTTGTCATTGAATCGGGGCATGAGGTATGTATTCTCTAAAAGATGAGGTGCTGTAGTATGGCGATATATACGGATTACTTTAGTACAATGATATATACGGATTACATTAGTATAATGATATATATGGATTACGTTAGTGAGTGTTATATATCGATTACATTAGTGATACCTGTTGTGTAATAAATCTGATGCATGCCATATTTGTTGTGCAGGTGGTTGATGCACCAATGCTGCCTACCAAATTCCTCTACCTTAAGCACCTGACCATTCATGTGATAACAGGATCGACCATTTCCCAGCCATATGACTATTTCTCTCTGGTTTCTTTTATTGATGCGTCTCCGTCCTTGGAGACTTTGATATTAAATGTATGACATTGGCACTgttcattcattcatttcatCCTCCAAAGCTTTTTGATCACTCTGGGTCTAATTCAAGCATATCATCCTTTTCATGGTCAGGTGACTCAGGTACGTATGGTGCATGAATCGATTTTCACGGATTCACAACTGAGACACATCCCTGGACACCGCCATGGCCACCTCAAGAGTGTGAAGATCACTGGTTTCAGCTCTGCGAAGAGCTTGGTGGAACTGACATGTTATATCCTCAATAATGCGGTGTCACTTGAGTGTCTTACATTGGATACCATTTATGGTCCTAGGTGTGATCAAGATAAGTATAGGCGGTGTTTTCCCATGATAGATGGTGTTCTCACGGATGCTCCAAGAGGGCTTGCAGCTATCAGAACATACATTGAGGATAAAGTTCCATCTACAGTTAATTTGACTGTTCTGGAACCTTGCAGCCGGTGCCATGTTAGAAGAAGAGGGTGAACATCATCTCAATCGTGCAATGCCGATTCCATTCAATTTTAGATGAACCAATATTTGTTTCCTGAACTATTTATGGCTGTGGCCCAATGTGCAATAGTTTAATTATCTTAGATGGACAATGGACCAAGCTTTATCTCTGTATTATCAGACCTGTTTAATGTTTATTTTTTGCTGTACATGTATAAGCTGAAGATTTATATGTTTTTGTCCAAAGGTTGAAATTTTCAGGTGCAGGATGTGTTGTGATTTGTTTGTTACTAGCAGTTACAAAGTTAGTGTTCAATCTGCTGTAACCAGGGTTTGCACTTTTAATTTCAGCGAAAATTTCGGTAGCATCGGTATTTACAAATTTTTTGCACTTTTTGaccgaaattatttgaaattttaaccaTACTTGAATAAACTTTAAccaaaatcaacaaaaaaatTGAGGAAATCCAAAATTTTCGGTTGATATAAGACTTGCTGGAGATGTCCAAAAATTTCGGTTGATATAATGACTTGCTGCAGACAGGAATCTCTTCTCCTGGGCCGAAAGCCCGAAACCGATTGCAAGCAAACTTGCATTCCACACGCTCATTCATTTTTCTATCATTGTATCCAACACTTGATAGAGTACATAAGAATGAACATGCAAAACAGAGAAAAGGAAACTTTGCATTCCACACGCTCATTCATTTTTCTATCATTGTATCGAACACCTAGTAGAGTACATAAGAATCAACAAGCAAAAGAGTCATCAGATTCAACATGCAAATGAGAAACGAAAGGGGAGTGTAACAGACAACATTCGCACTCTTAAAGTTTTCTCATTAGATCGCAGTCTTAGGTACTCTAAAGTTTTCTCATTAGATCGCAGTCTTAGGTGGAGTGCTTTGTATTATGTTTGGTGTACATGAAACAATGAAACAACTAAGTGGCAATGAGAAACTATTATTGCAAAATACTCTATCGAAGATGAATGGCTACAGAAGGTCTTGTTATGAGTGTGTGTACTGAATTCTTGGCCAGGATTAACCAAGAGATTTTGTAATCCCCTATAACTCTTGGTTTTGGTTTCTGGTAAGGCTGCAGCCTGATCCTCTTTGAAGCAAACAGGTCTGCCAGAATTAAAACATGCACTGAGAGTCCTAGAGACACTAAAATAGTCATcagatcacaattcacaaacttCAAGTTGGCATAGCAAACCTGTTGGTATGATATACCAAAGGGCATTTGGAGTTGGAGACACTTTTCCTTGATGGATGGCACTAGAAAACTCAGTTTCCATCAGGGGCTTACAAACCTAACTCTTGAAAGGGAACCTGAATTTCAgccattaaaaataaaataaccaGCATTTCTCTGCATTTTAAACTGTAGAAGAAACCCATAGAAATATTTGCCAAGACTAAATCATGAATCAATAACAAACCATTAGAGACAACACGACCCAAACAATGACATCAAACTAGGAGAACGAACCCAATAAGAAAAGCAAAACTTAACTGGGCTGGCTGGGGCTTCCTCAAAGAAGAAAATGCATTTGGAAAAATATGTTCAGTCCTCCATCTGAAGTAGCCTCAAatacaccccccccccccccctaatgTCTCTTTCCTGACACTGAAACACAAAGAGAAGCATACCAACTTTGATCTTCTTTATGGAAGCTACAGCGTGGCCAGGAAGCCCAAAATGTTTTTTTCACTACCATACGGCATACACTCCAGGTTTTGATTAAATCTATTCAGCAGGTACTGTTGCAGATTCCTTTAAAATGAAAGAGGAGATAATGGGACAATGCAAAGTATAACCAATGCAGGTTTTGTTCATCGAACACTTGCGGTTGCTATTCTCCAGAAGATTAGGCACTAGTAACAACAAGCAAGTCACTCACATTTAGCCTTCGCATTTCAAAACAAATCAAATCAACAACGATCATGACCAGTATACCTGAAGAACAATGTCAGGACCCCAACACAACAGTAGccaaaataacaaaacaaaagctTCTATGGTTTCAATAAATACCTCAAATCATACAAGATCAAATATCAATCAGGTACAGGTACTACTGTACTAGTGCTTCAGTCTCCAAAATTAGATGATGCAAgaacggtaaaaaaaaaaggcatacaAACTGAAAAGAGAACTACGAAAATGAAGGTCAAATGTATTTTCCATTGCAAATGGAGAGGAAGAACAAAGAGTTATCCCACAGTTTATCAGCTCAAATGCAGATGGTTTGTTTTGGACCATATGGTGAAACTTGATGCCCCGATCCGCCGGTAGTCAGAAGACCAACGCAGTCGGTGCAGAATGAAATAGCCCGTACGCCATGAGAGAAATACTAGCACGGGAGGAAATCCAGCCGACGGGGGAAGCTCGCTGCAGCAGGATCTACAGGCGTTGGTGTCGTCGAAATTCATCACATAAATCGGCTAAGCTCATTGCCTTCCCTTTCAGGTGAATTTGGGAAAAATAAATGGCACGGTAACCAAGGAattcgagagaaaaaaaatctgaacccTGTGGATCCACAGTTTCCGCTGCAAGAATTTCCACGAACGATCTGATGGCAACAAAAAACGAACGACAATTGAAGAACACGCAACAGAAATGCAGCAAAATTCAGAAAGGGGATTTCACGACAGATGGAAGAAATCATTCAACGACGTCACAAGCAAAGTAAAATTCTGATGGACAACACTTAGATCGGGTGGACATTTCCATTTCATGGTATAATTGCTTGGATTCAATTTACAGTGCTCGAAGCGATCTGCATCTGCTACTAGAATAAGCACATGGATTCATGTACTACTGTTGACGAGATTCTAAGAATGTTACTCATATACTACTAAGGTTTCAGGATCGACAGTCGCAAAAGCAAGAGAAAACGAGAGTAGTCTACTGGAAGAAAATGTAGCAAACAACCCTCACCACACGCTCGGCGCTCGTACTCTTCACAAACACGCCCCATGGTCATGCATCGTCAGCTTCCTCGTTGTCACCTTGCGGGCTGCCGAACTCCGggccgtcctcgccgtcgtcggatCCATCATCGCCACCGAACTCCgggtcgtcctcgccgccgtccggtCCATCGTCGAGGCCGAGCTCGGGGATGAAGACCACCATGGTGTTGAGGTCGGCGACCTTGTCGCGAACTCTCTCGACATTCGCGACAAGCTAGTCCCGATCGCGCGTACCATTGATCATGTGGTCGACGTGGTGGCGGAGGAAATTGCCTGCCGTGACCGCGACCGCGTGGAACGGCCCCTCCGGCCCATCGACATGGCGAGCGATGTGGGGGAGTGACCAGCCTTActgaaggaggaggcggccggcgtcgTGGTGGAGGGCGTTCTCCCGGAGCATCGGCACCAGAacgtcgacgatgacgacgatctCGTTCGCCAGGCGCGCGAGCTGACGAAGCTTGTGGTCACGGACCAGATCCCACCCGCGCGGGAGCCGACTGGCCTTCGTCAGCAACTCCAGCAAGGCGGGCGCCTGGCGGAGCTCTACGTCCGTGACGATGACC
This window of the Oryza sativa Japonica Group chromosome 4, ASM3414082v1 genome carries:
- the LOC4336173 gene encoding putative F-box/FBD/LRR-repeat protein At5g56810 isoform X2, producing MGMLALNGLMSLRRDRRRRRRHHRPQIRARCGLIASTGKRKTSPCQQDDYDGDSQAGKIMRNSIPDLPEDILFRIQSFMSMREAARAACVSRAFLHSWRCHPNLIFNKDTIVLKRNAFGENFHGKIGRILRNHSGISLKTFQLDYSGMCGFDGTSYLDSWLQIALKPEIEELTLFLPETNKQYSFPCSLLSDGVRDSLRYIKLRCCALHPTPELGPLRNLSNLHLLYVSITWAELECLLSNSLALEHLELNHCKGIICLKIPCTLQQLSSLNVVECSGLKVIESKAPNLSSLFVRGSRVNFSLVETLQINKLDMGHAICDARAKLPSIMPNLETLVIESGHEVVDAPMLPTKFLYLKHLTIHVITGSTISQPYDYFSLVSFIDASPSLETLILNVTQVRMVHESIFTDSQLRHIPGHRHGHLKSVKITGFSSAKSLVELTCYILNNAVSLECLTLDTIYGPRCDQDKYRRCFPMIDGVLTDAPRGLAAIRTYIEDKVPSTVNLTVLEPCSRCHVRRRG
- the LOC4336173 gene encoding putative F-box/FBD/LRR-repeat protein At5g56810 isoform X1 produces the protein MGMLALNGLMSLRRDRRRRRRHHRPQIRARSGGLIASTGKRKTSPCQQDDYDGDSQAGKIMRNSIPDLPEDILFRIQSFMSMREAARAACVSRAFLHSWRCHPNLIFNKDTIVLKRNAFGENFHGKIGRILRNHSGISLKTFQLDYSGMCGFDGTSYLDSWLQIALKPEIEELTLFLPETNKQYSFPCSLLSDGVRDSLRYIKLRCCALHPTPELGPLRNLSNLHLLYVSITWAELECLLSNSLALEHLELNHCKGIICLKIPCTLQQLSSLNVVECSGLKVIESKAPNLSSLFVRGSRVNFSLVETLQINKLDMGHAICDARAKLPSIMPNLETLVIESGHEVVDAPMLPTKFLYLKHLTIHVITGSTISQPYDYFSLVSFIDASPSLETLILNVTQVRMVHESIFTDSQLRHIPGHRHGHLKSVKITGFSSAKSLVELTCYILNNAVSLECLTLDTIYGPRCDQDKYRRCFPMIDGVLTDAPRGLAAIRTYIEDKVPSTVNLTVLEPCSRCHVRRRG